The following are encoded together in the Marmota flaviventris isolate mMarFla1 chromosome 18, mMarFla1.hap1, whole genome shotgun sequence genome:
- the Pglyrp1 gene encoding peptidoglycan recognition protein 1, whose protein sequence is MSRPCALLAWALFALFGLGAAQNKETPACCGPIVPRSEWGARPSECSQPLRQPVRYVVISHTAGSNCDTPASCRQQAQNVQHYHASTRRWCDVAYNFLIGEDGLVYEGRGWNIKGEHTGPTWNPISIGITFMGNYMERVPPPRAIRAAQSLMACGVATGALRPDYEIKGHRDVQQTLSPGDQLYAIIQNWPHYRE, encoded by the exons ATGTCCCGCCCCTGCGCGCTGCTCGCCTGGGCCCTCTTCGCCCTCTTCGGACTAGGAGCAGCTCAAAATAAAGAAACCCCAGCCTGCTGCGGCCCCATCGTGCCCAGGAGTGAGTGGGGGGCCCGGCCGTCGGAGTGCTCCCAGCCCCTGAGACAGCCAGTGCGCTACGTGGTGATATCGCACACTGCGGGCAGCAACTGCGACACCCCGGCCTCCTGCCGGCAGCAGGCCCAGAATGTACAGCACTACCACGCGAGCACGAGGCGCTGGTGCGACGTGGCGTACAA CTTTCTGATTGGAGAAGATGGGCTCGTATATGAGGGCCGCGGCTGGAACATCAAGGGAGAACACACAGGCCCCACCTGGAACCCCATTTCCATTGGCATCACCTTCATGGGCAACTACATGG AGCGGGTGCCCCCACCACGGGCCATCCGGGCAGCCCAGAGTCTGATGGCCTGCGGTGTGGCTACAGGAGCCCTGAGACCTGACTATGAGATCAAAGGACACCGGGATGTGCAGCAGACACTCTCTCCAGGTGACCAGCTCTATGCAATCATCCAGAACTGGCCACACTACCGCGAGTGA
- the Ccdc61 gene encoding centrosomal protein CCDC61 isoform X3, translating into MPASSESVTLDLLTYTDLESLRNRKLGGRPSTLAPRSNQLNSKRYLILIYSVEFDRIHYPLPLPYQGKPDPVVLQGIIRSLKEELGRLRGLDGQDARDSRETEIWHLREQVSRLASEKRELEAQLGRSREEALAGRAARQEAEALRGLVRGLELELRQERGLGHRGAGRRSQDCRRLAKELEEVKASERSLRSRLKTLNCELALYKRGRRSSPAVPPPAREGRASSSRERSTSRGRAAARSSSRESGHGIRGRGRPARPSPSPTGGRVTRFDPTAFVKAKEKKQKEIRMKQQQQQRNRLGSGGSGDGPSISWSRQTRPPAAVTGRGDSANRSRNRSSSVDSFRSRCSSASSCSEFEDFSESLSRGLRCGRGKPPSPTPWSASNMKCTSQEHSNHRRHLANSGGWVPIKEYSSDHQAADMAEIDARLKALQEYMNRLDTRS; encoded by the exons AGCAGTGAATCGGTCACCCTAGACCTTCTGACCTACACAGACCTGGAGTCCCTGCGGAACCGCAAGCTGGGGGGGCGCCCGAGCACCTTGGCCCCTAGATCGAACCAGCTCAACTCCAAGCGCTACCTGATCCTTATCTATTCTGTGGAGTTTGACAG GATTCACTACCCGCTGCCCCTTCCGTACCAGGGCAAGCCAGACCCTGTGGTCCTGCAGGGCATCATCCGCTCACTGAAGGAGGAGCTGGGCCGCCTCCGAGGGCTGGACGGCCAGGATGCTCGGGACTCTCGGGAGACTGAGATCTGGCACCTGCGGGAGCA GGTGTCTCGCCTGGCATCTGAGAAGCGGGAGCTGGAAGCACAGCTGGGCCGGTCTCGTGAGGAGGCGCTGGCCGGGCGGGCGGCGCGCCAGGAGGCAGAGGCGCTGCGCGGGCTGGTGCGCGGCCTGGAGCTAGAGCTGCGGCAGGAGCGCGGCCTGGGTCACAGGGGAGCCGGCCGCCGCAGCCAGGACTGCCGCCGCCTGGCTAAGGAG ctggaggaggtgaaGGCGTCGGAGCGGAGCCTGAGATCCCGGCTGAAGACGCTGAACTGCGAGCTGGCCTTGTACAAAAGGGG GAGGCGGTCTTCACCCGCGGTGCCTCCCCCAGCCCGGGAAGGCCGGGCTTCATCGTCCCGGGAGCGCTCCACGTCTCGTGGCCGCGCCGCCGCCCGTTCCTCATCCCGGGAGAGCGGCCATGGGATCCGAGGTCGAGGCCGACCTGCCCGCCCCTCGCCTTCGCCCACAG GTGGTCGTGTGACCCGTTTCGACCCCACGGCCTTTGTGAAAGCAAAGgagaagaagcagaaagagatcaGGATGAA gcaacagcagcagcagcggaACCGATTGGGTAGTGGAGGGAGCGGGGATGGCCCTTCCATCTCATGGTCTCGTCAGACCCGGCCCCCAGCTGCCGTGACTGGCCGTGGGGACTCAGCTAACCGCTCCCGGAACCGCAGCTCCTCGG TGGACAGTTTCCGCAGCCGCTGCTCCTCTGCCAGCTCCTGCAGCGAGTTCGAAGATTTCTCTGAGTCACTCTCCAGAGG CCTTCGCTGCGGCCGTGGGAAACCACCCAGCCCTACACCGTGGAGTGCGTCCAATATG AAGTGCACCTCTCAGGAACACAGTAATCATCGGAGACACCTGGCAAATTCAGGGGGCTGGGTCCCCATCAAAG AGTACAGCTCCGACCACCAGGCGGCTGATATGGCTGAAATAGATGCCCGCCTGAAGGCCTTGCAAGAATACATGAATCGACTGGACACCCGGTCATGA